A single Hyperolius riggenbachi isolate aHypRig1 chromosome 12, aHypRig1.pri, whole genome shotgun sequence DNA region contains:
- the LOC137540968 gene encoding uncharacterized protein — protein sequence MFSPEEHLPTISPRVPGSGRGWSEADPPPGGSGTSLSRTCGTPPAGQSARLLSSGPPRLRRPATYKLGPTALRVPGWWPWPGTPSTPPGLSSGQLPRGWDSPSSGSIHLLGEQDLDGLGGGPPPPASLPHGIDSPASGSIRPLEEQDLGGLGQGKPPPRPAFPPASLPRSIDSPTSGSICPLEEQDLTGLGQGPPSCPRPPGGRRSSGEPA from the coding sequence ATGTTCTCGCCGGAGGAGCACCTCCCGACAATCTCCCCGAGGGTGCCGGGCTCGGGACGGGGATGGTCAGAAGCCGACCCCCCTCCCGGGGGGAGTGGGACCTCACTCAGCCGGACCTGTGGAACCCCGCCTGCGGGCCAGTCAGCCCGGCTgctctcatcggggcctccgcGACTGAGGAGGCCAGCTACCTACAAACTCGGTCCGACCGCCCTGCGAGTGCCCGGGTGGTGGCCTTGGCCAGGgaccccctccacgccccccggcctctcctccggtcagTTGCCCCGCGGCTGGGACTCTCCTTCCTCTGGCTCTATCCACCTCTTAGGGGAGCAGGACCTTGATGGCCTCGGCGGGGGACCCCCTCCGCCGGCCAGCTTGCCCCACGGCATCGACTCTCCTGCCTCTGGCTCCATCCGCCCCTTAGAGGAGCAGGACCTCGGTGGCCTCGGCCAGGGAAAGCCACCCCCCCGCCCGGCCTTTCCTCCGGCCAGCTTGCCCCGCAGCATCGACTCTCCTACCTCTGGCTCCATCTGCCCCTTAGAGGAGCAGGACCTCACTGGCCTCGGCCAGGGACCCCCTTCATGCCCCCGGCCTCCCGGGGGGCGCCGGTCCTCCGGAGAGCCAGCCTGA